CCGGAGAAGCGCGCGTTGCCGAGCATCCCCGTCAGGCCGTTGATCGTGATGACGTTGCCGTTCAACTTGACGTCGGCATTGCCGGCCAAGGTTTGCGGCAGCAATCCCGTCGCATCGATCTTGAAGTCTACCGGAATCGTCAGGCCGTCGGCCGGCTGCGTCGGCACGGTTGCCTTGGCCTCCAGCTTGATCGGCTGGTCGCCGGCGCGAGCATCGGCCTCGATATCCAGGCGGTCCGCTGTCATCGCTGCCCGGAGATTGATGTGTTCGACCCGGCTCTCGATGCGGTTGCCGACGTCCTTGAAGACGACGGTCGCGTCCGACATCGTGACCTGGTCGATCGTCACTGGCGCCATCGTGGAGGTGTTTGCCGGTTCGGCGCGCTTCGTCAGTGCACGGGCGAAACGCGGCCGTTCGCGGCTCATCGGCAGGTTGGTGACGGCGTGTGCGATGGTGAGCTCGCGGATACGCGGCTTGCCGCTGACGAGACTGCGCAACGACAATTCGGCGCGGACGCTCTGGGCGCGGAAGCGTTCGGGGATGTCGCGATCCTTCGGGTCGTGCAGGCTGACGTCGTGCAGCGTCACCACTGTCAGCGGCCACAGCCGGATCGTTGCGCCGCCATCGATGTCGAGCTGATAGCCGGTCTCAGCTTCGACCCGCCGCTCGATGAGGTCGGTGACGAATCCGCCGGGAATCCCGATCGCCAACGTCACGCCGATGGCGATGAGAAACAGACCGAGGATGGCAGCCAGGATCTTCAGCGCTTTCATGGCAAATCATACCCTTGTGCGGGCTTGTTTGTCAGGCGTGACGAGGCCGCTGCAGGGTGCAAATCCGGGCACAGATTAAGAATTCCCCATTGATGGTCGACCGAAACCTGCCCTTTGCGGTCGCGAAATTGTGTGACTTATGACACACTCCGGCCAGCCATCAAGCAACTGGGGGATGGACGTGTCGAGAACCAATGTCGCGACCGGCAAGCAGTCCGAATTCGCAGTCATGCTCAGCCTCAATCCGCTGTTCGCCGATCTTGGCGCCGAGGCGCTGCAGCGTATCGCGGCGCTCTGCCACACGCAGCAGTTGGGCGAAGGCGAGCTCCTGTTTCAGAAGGGCGACGTCGGAGACGCCCTGTACGGCATTCGCCGCGGTCAGGTCCGGATCGAAACCGGCGCCAGCGACGGTTCGCGGCTGACGCTGAATTTCCAAGGCTCAGGCGACGTGTTTGGCGAGATCGCCGTGCTGGACGGGCAGACGCGCACTGCCGACGCCATTGCCGCCGAGCCGACCGAGCTGTTCGTGCTGCGGCGTGGCGATTTCATGAGCTATCTGGAGCGCGAGCCCCGGGTTGCGATCAAGCTGATCGAGCTGTTGTGCCAGCGCATTCGCCTGGCCAGCGAACGGTTGGAGGAGTCGGTGCTGCAACCGCTGCCGGTGCGGATGGCGCGGCGCCTGTGCACGCTCGC
The sequence above is drawn from the Afipia sp. P52-10 genome and encodes:
- a CDS encoding Crp/Fnr family transcriptional regulator — its product is MDVSRTNVATGKQSEFAVMLSLNPLFADLGAEALQRIAALCHTQQLGEGELLFQKGDVGDALYGIRRGQVRIETGASDGSRLTLNFQGSGDVFGEIAVLDGQTRTADAIAAEPTELFVLRRGDFMSYLEREPRVAIKLIELLCQRIRLASERLEESVLQPLPVRMARRLCTLAEDFGSEVRISQEQLGIYVGAARESVNRQLQQWRRDGILELKRGRIELLNIKRLTAEARND